A single genomic interval of Lewinellaceae bacterium harbors:
- a CDS encoding acyl-CoA thioesterase encodes MQHERILIKQSHTITTRVRYSETDRMGVVYYGNYASFYEIGRVEFLRSLGVRYRDLEDIHQLALAVVSMETKYLRPARYDDLLTIETTLQHLEGKFVVFFSEIRNEANQILNTGRIKLCFVDRTLFKSVPVPAFFIDIITKAIDRPLE; translated from the coding sequence ATGCAACACGAGCGCATCCTGATCAAACAATCCCATACTATTACAACCCGGGTTCGCTATAGTGAGACCGACCGCATGGGTGTCGTTTATTATGGAAATTATGCTTCCTTTTACGAAATCGGTCGCGTCGAATTCCTTCGCTCCCTGGGAGTACGCTACCGCGATCTGGAGGATATTCATCAGCTGGCCCTGGCTGTCGTAAGTATGGAAACAAAATATTTACGACCTGCACGTTACGATGACCTGTTGACCATTGAAACCACTTTACAGCATTTGGAGGGAAAATTTGTCGTGTTCTTCTCAGAAATCCGCAACGAAGCCAATCAAATCCTGAACACAGGCCGTATCAAACTTTGTTTTGTTGACAGGACACTATTTAAAAGTGTGCCCGTTCCTGCATTTTTTATCGATATCATTACGAAAGCAATTGACCGGCCGCTGGAATAA
- a CDS encoding YihY/virulence factor BrkB family protein, which yields MTGRWNKYKRWFTHHPRVLGFIRWSKTHSFPGFVGIPIYSVFLFVWNEAKEERLNLRANSIAYNFFLAIFPFTLFLLTLISFLPLQDVESYILAWHNSIRGVLPKDVDSFLFSDVIQGIFDLHRGDLLSVGFILAILFASEGMLSMLHGFEKDYTHAFKSRTILHKRLVALALTGSSGILLTLSFIVVGFGNTVVTELVERPGMLWLTRWGLYGIHWFVTLLIVWLLVSIIYRYGTPTRQKLSLFAPGTNVATVTIVIFSFLISYFFNRFGTYNKVYGSIGAIIVTMLWIKYLVLILLIGFELNASIATLATPASGTSKPESLTDPGPGQSR from the coding sequence TTGACCGGCCGCTGGAATAAATATAAACGATGGTTCACCCATCATCCCAGGGTACTCGGATTCATTCGATGGTCCAAAACCCATAGTTTTCCCGGATTTGTCGGGATACCCATCTATTCCGTATTTCTATTTGTTTGGAATGAGGCGAAAGAAGAGCGCCTGAACCTGAGGGCAAATAGCATCGCCTATAACTTTTTCCTGGCAATCTTTCCATTCACTTTGTTCTTGCTGACGCTTATTTCGTTTCTCCCGCTGCAGGATGTAGAATCTTATATCTTAGCCTGGCATAACTCCATCCGGGGCGTCCTGCCCAAGGATGTGGACTCGTTTTTATTCAGCGATGTCATCCAGGGGATCTTTGACCTCCATCGCGGCGATTTGCTTTCGGTAGGTTTTATTCTGGCCATTTTGTTTGCCTCGGAAGGCATGTTATCCATGTTGCATGGTTTCGAAAAAGACTATACCCATGCTTTCAAAAGCCGGACGATTCTCCATAAGCGTTTGGTGGCTCTCGCTCTCACCGGCAGCTCCGGGATCCTGCTTACACTTTCCTTTATCGTGGTCGGGTTCGGAAATACGGTGGTCACCGAGCTGGTAGAACGGCCGGGTATGCTCTGGCTCACCCGCTGGGGATTGTATGGTATTCACTGGTTTGTCACCCTGCTGATCGTCTGGTTGTTGGTTTCCATCATCTACCGCTATGGAACGCCCACGAGGCAGAAACTGTCCCTTTTTGCACCCGGTACCAATGTGGCGACAGTAACCATCGTGATATTCTCCTTTTTGATTTCCTACTTTTTTAACCGGTTTGGAACCTACAACAAGGTCTATGGATCGATCGGTGCAATCATCGTCACCATGCTCTGGATAAAATATCTGGTGTTGATACTGCTGATCGGCTTCGAACTGAATGCGAGCATTGCTACCCTCGCTACTCCTGCCAGCGGTACGTCGAAACCTGAAAGCCTGACAGATCCAGGACCCGGTCAATCACGGTAA